The following are from one region of the Vibrio parahaemolyticus genome:
- the lafA gene encoding lateral flagellin LafA — MALSMHTNYASLVTQNTLNSTSGLLNTAMERLSTGYRINSASDDAAGLQIANRLEAQTRGMSVAMRNAQDGISMMQTAEGAMEEMTNITYRMNDLATQSLNGSNSDKDRAAMDAEFKQLSAELNNIMGNTSFGGQKLLAAGGGFEAGAVTFQIGASSAETLDVDASASIKKVAATLADAAITDGIGDATKAKAALDKISDAGGLIEDIGATRAQFGANINRLEHTMTNLGNMVENTSAAKGRIMEADFAVESSNMTKNQMLMQAGTTVLSKTNQLPSMAMSLLR; from the coding sequence ATGGCTTTATCAATGCACACTAACTACGCATCACTTGTAACTCAAAACACTCTAAACAGCACAAGTGGTCTTTTAAATACTGCGATGGAGCGTCTAAGCACCGGTTACCGCATCAACTCAGCTTCTGATGACGCTGCAGGTCTACAAATTGCTAACCGTTTGGAAGCTCAAACTCGCGGCATGTCTGTAGCAATGCGTAACGCTCAGGACGGCATCTCTATGATGCAAACTGCTGAGGGTGCAATGGAAGAGATGACTAACATCACTTACCGTATGAACGACCTTGCAACACAATCTTTGAACGGTTCAAACAGTGATAAAGACCGCGCAGCAATGGACGCTGAGTTCAAACAGCTTTCAGCTGAACTAAACAACATCATGGGCAACACATCTTTTGGTGGTCAAAAACTACTAGCAGCTGGTGGTGGTTTTGAAGCGGGCGCAGTTACTTTCCAAATCGGTGCTTCTTCAGCTGAAACTCTAGACGTAGACGCATCTGCAAGCATCAAAAAAGTAGCAGCTACACTTGCTGACGCAGCTATCACTGACGGTATCGGTGACGCAACTAAAGCTAAAGCAGCTCTTGATAAAATCAGTGATGCTGGTGGCCTTATCGAAGATATCGGTGCTACTCGTGCGCAGTTTGGTGCAAACATCAACCGTCTAGAGCACACAATGACTAACCTAGGCAACATGGTTGAGAACACTTCTGCAGCGAAAGGCCGCATCATGGAAGCAGACTTCGCAGTTGAGTCTTCAAACATGACTAAGAACCAAATGCTTATGCAAGCTGGTACTACAGTTCTTTCTAAAACCAACCAGCTACCTAGTATGGCAATGTCTCTACTTCGTTAA
- the fliD gene encoding flagellar filament capping protein FliD, translating into MSSIDPATFAAQFAQIEIQPFKQRYQLQTNTYQSQLSALGKVESAMREFRTALNEMNSSTNSIIKNSTSISQEGYFTANADAKALSGSYQIFVEQVATSHQVSTGMPADLDATTEIPKTGNLEFTINGKTMTIDLSTVDTDGDGVTTVSDLTKAINNNSDNPGVNATLVRSNGQTHFMLSSTETGVANQINVSATGTGQAWFEDAFTNLSQISAPQDAVIWLGAEKTGLKLTNSSNTFEGVIDGVDITVTKAQTSGETAIGLGIGADDEATKEQLNKFVDAYNTLISTIDEHTQIGSEDKKRGVLASDPTMRSIESQLSSLVRGEHGGMRLSEIGVTLDRHGKLKVDQEKFAEAQKNNSAGLEAMFNGDGALLDSMDAMAEPFLKFSSGAFKSRKEALQANLDRLSDKQTTLERKYDMSYKRYLKQFTQMNTLMTQMNQTMSMFG; encoded by the coding sequence GTGAGTTCAATAGATCCAGCAACCTTTGCAGCCCAGTTCGCGCAGATCGAAATTCAACCTTTTAAACAACGCTACCAACTGCAAACCAATACGTATCAATCTCAGCTATCTGCTCTGGGTAAAGTTGAGAGTGCCATGCGTGAGTTCCGCACTGCGCTCAACGAAATGAACAGCAGCACAAACAGCATCATTAAAAACTCCACCTCCATCTCTCAAGAAGGCTACTTTACTGCAAATGCAGACGCTAAGGCTCTATCGGGTAGTTATCAGATATTCGTCGAGCAAGTAGCAACGTCACACCAAGTTTCTACTGGAATGCCAGCAGATCTAGACGCAACCACTGAAATCCCAAAAACAGGAAATCTTGAGTTCACCATCAACGGTAAAACAATGACGATTGATCTATCAACGGTCGATACCGACGGTGATGGTGTAACGACGGTGAGTGACCTAACGAAAGCGATCAATAACAACAGTGATAACCCAGGTGTAAACGCAACCTTGGTACGCTCAAATGGTCAGACTCACTTCATGCTTTCAAGCACTGAAACCGGCGTCGCTAACCAAATCAACGTGTCCGCAACGGGCACAGGCCAAGCGTGGTTTGAAGATGCATTCACAAACCTTAGTCAAATCAGTGCCCCCCAAGATGCCGTGATCTGGTTGGGTGCAGAGAAAACTGGTCTAAAACTCACTAACTCGAGCAATACGTTTGAAGGTGTTATCGATGGCGTAGACATTACCGTAACCAAGGCTCAGACCTCTGGAGAAACCGCGATTGGTTTAGGTATCGGCGCTGATGACGAAGCAACCAAAGAGCAGCTTAACAAGTTCGTAGACGCCTACAACACATTGATATCTACAATTGATGAACACACACAAATCGGTAGTGAAGATAAAAAACGCGGTGTGCTAGCTAGCGACCCAACCATGCGCTCAATTGAAAGCCAACTATCAAGCCTTGTCCGAGGCGAGCACGGCGGCATGCGCTTAAGCGAAATAGGCGTAACGTTGGATCGCCATGGCAAATTGAAAGTGGACCAAGAAAAATTTGCAGAGGCACAAAAAAACAATAGCGCAGGCTTAGAAGCAATGTTCAATGGCGACGGTGCATTACTTGACTCAATGGATGCCATGGCCGAACCATTCCTTAAATTTTCTTCTGGTGCGTTCAAATCTCGTAAAGAAGCGCTGCAAGCAAACTTAGATCGCCTCTCAGACAAACAAACCACTTTAGAACGTAAGTACGACATGTCGTACAAGCGTTACCTAAAACAATTCACTCAAATGAATACATTAATGACCCAAATGAACCAAACCATGTCAATGTTTGGCTAA
- the fliS gene encoding flagellar export chaperone FliS, producing the protein MLMDSGYDSYQQVDLDAQAAAANPHQLVIMLIDGLLDEIERIRGHLAAKRLAEKGAGINKCMNILIGLTSALDDENGGEIAENLRQLYDFCQVELYYASVQNDADRLMNVERVMGNIREGWMNFGQQA; encoded by the coding sequence ATGCTTATGGACTCCGGTTACGACTCATACCAACAAGTCGACCTCGATGCTCAAGCGGCAGCAGCAAACCCTCATCAACTTGTCATTATGCTTATTGATGGCTTACTCGATGAAATTGAACGCATTCGCGGCCATCTTGCTGCGAAGCGTTTGGCAGAGAAAGGCGCTGGCATCAATAAATGTATGAACATTTTAATTGGATTAACCAGTGCCCTTGATGACGAAAATGGTGGCGAAATTGCAGAGAACTTGCGCCAACTGTACGACTTCTGTCAAGTCGAACTGTACTACGCAAGCGTACAAAATGACGCTGACCGTTTAATGAACGTCGAACGTGTAATGGGTAATATTCGTGAAGGTTGGATGAATTTTGGACAACAAGCATAA
- a CDS encoding flagellar hook-length control protein FliK: MMISSSLPSSNATSSSEGRITQAKDVQGFSQRSASGQTPLNQSAALSEQAVSSFRLAAQTFSSEERKEATTATTEENAAVDTTGMNVLLSATTPTETPDLAAQAQTLTQGMLNMAEKSVASFNKVNPLEVKGEAKTTSPAQANALLNTSPQQQDIQISQTASANARVNTSAVDFQALLNQPAQGQATTAPLNVQTSAPSAQAVSAATVAHAHTQGSEWAAVKVDTSAGKWGEQMMQVLHDRVTLQAQQSVQEAKIRLDPPDLGKLDLLVRVEGDRLSVQINANTAATREALMQVSERLRTELQEQNFVHVDVNVGADQGQERHQQQMNDEDTTIFAARESSAFQSNTTTNYSEHWLNTQA; the protein is encoded by the coding sequence ATGATGATTTCTTCTTCACTGCCATCGTCAAATGCCACTTCATCTTCAGAAGGCCGAATCACGCAAGCAAAAGACGTTCAAGGCTTTTCGCAACGCAGTGCTTCAGGGCAAACACCTCTGAATCAATCCGCAGCATTATCAGAGCAAGCAGTATCAAGCTTTCGCCTTGCTGCACAAACTTTCTCAAGTGAAGAGCGCAAAGAGGCGACAACTGCAACAACGGAAGAAAATGCTGCTGTTGACACCACAGGAATGAATGTTCTTCTGAGTGCAACAACACCAACTGAAACACCAGACCTTGCAGCGCAAGCGCAAACCTTGACGCAAGGCATGCTAAACATGGCTGAGAAATCGGTTGCGTCGTTCAACAAAGTCAATCCGTTGGAAGTAAAAGGTGAAGCAAAAACAACAAGCCCAGCGCAAGCTAATGCCTTGTTAAACACATCACCGCAACAACAAGATATTCAAATTAGCCAAACAGCTTCTGCGAATGCACGCGTGAATACCTCTGCCGTAGACTTTCAAGCATTGTTGAACCAACCAGCGCAAGGGCAAGCAACGACTGCACCACTGAACGTTCAAACTTCTGCTCCGTCCGCTCAAGCAGTGAGCGCTGCGACAGTAGCTCATGCTCATACGCAAGGCTCAGAGTGGGCAGCAGTGAAAGTGGACACAAGTGCAGGCAAATGGGGCGAGCAGATGATGCAGGTGCTGCATGACCGAGTCACCTTGCAAGCACAGCAAAGTGTTCAGGAAGCGAAAATACGTCTCGACCCGCCCGATCTAGGCAAACTGGATTTACTCGTTCGTGTTGAGGGAGATCGATTGAGCGTACAGATCAACGCAAACACGGCGGCAACACGTGAAGCCTTGATGCAAGTATCGGAACGCTTACGCACTGAACTACAAGAACAAAACTTCGTCCATGTTGATGTCAATGTAGGTGCCGACCAAGGTCAAGAGCGCCATCAACAACAGATGAATGACGAAGACACCACAATTTTCGCTGCACGTGAGTCCAGCGCATTTCAATCCAATACAACAACAAACTATTCAGAACACTGGCTGAACACTCAAGCCTAA
- a CDS encoding flagellar basal body-associated FliL family protein, producing the protein MTKQQMIAMFIAMIITSALVSAATIMGGIWYLNKQAQDSGETSSLLENSPLSFLVTEQPTSKGPSFHPLDKVVLSIKGKKQTHFVMLELAIETRRPERIKDIDNYMPMVQNSLLKLFSDKTFDELQQTGAIDILQNEVKQTLLVAFAKTDIVRDIDDVLLTKYVVQ; encoded by the coding sequence ATGACCAAACAACAAATGATCGCCATGTTTATCGCCATGATCATCACCAGCGCCCTCGTTTCGGCCGCCACCATCATGGGTGGTATTTGGTATCTCAATAAACAGGCACAAGATTCAGGTGAAACCAGCTCACTGCTTGAGAACTCTCCTTTGTCTTTTCTTGTGACTGAACAACCAACCAGCAAAGGCCCAAGCTTTCACCCTCTAGACAAAGTTGTACTGAGCATTAAAGGCAAGAAACAGACGCACTTTGTCATGCTAGAGCTGGCTATTGAGACCCGTCGACCAGAACGTATTAAAGACATCGATAACTACATGCCAATGGTTCAAAACTCGCTTTTGAAGCTGTTTAGCGACAAAACTTTCGATGAACTGCAACAGACAGGCGCGATCGATATTCTGCAAAACGAAGTGAAGCAAACGCTGTTGGTAGCCTTTGCGAAGACTGACATCGTGCGTGATATCGATGATGTACTGCTGACGAAATACGTTGTGCAATAA
- the lafS gene encoding lateral flagellar system RNA polymerase sigma factor LafS, translating into MLDMNPQETYTAPEEVNTPSRPIDENALLQRHQVMVKRVVNQLRVHATSHCSIEDMQQIGLIALVEAGRRYGDIDDTHFPAFAVCRVRGAILDELRRLDWRSRKTRQQAHELNDVTRDLTRSLGRMPTDSEIIKALGTDEQDYYNRQNAALAGEMQSLDQLMENSTDSHFGGQYDGMEHEHIRRSLDSALGRLSKRDQLLLTLFYQHELNLHEIALVLDLTPPRICQLHKQALKQLNQLMSS; encoded by the coding sequence ATGTTAGACATGAACCCTCAAGAAACGTACACCGCACCAGAGGAAGTGAACACACCATCACGCCCGATTGATGAAAACGCACTTTTGCAACGTCATCAAGTGATGGTGAAACGCGTAGTTAACCAACTTCGCGTTCATGCCACTTCCCATTGCAGTATCGAAGATATGCAGCAAATTGGTCTTATCGCGCTGGTTGAAGCAGGACGTCGTTATGGAGACATTGACGATACTCACTTCCCGGCATTTGCGGTTTGCCGCGTACGTGGCGCGATCTTAGATGAGCTGCGCCGTTTAGACTGGCGCTCACGTAAGACACGTCAGCAAGCCCATGAGCTTAACGACGTCACTCGTGACCTCACCCGCTCGTTAGGTCGCATGCCAACGGACTCAGAAATCATCAAAGCTCTCGGCACCGACGAGCAAGATTATTACAACCGTCAAAACGCGGCGCTTGCAGGTGAAATGCAAAGTCTCGATCAACTGATGGAAAACAGCACCGACAGCCACTTTGGTGGGCAATACGACGGCATGGAGCACGAGCACATTCGTCGTAGCTTAGACAGCGCACTAGGCCGACTGTCAAAGCGAGATCAATTGCTACTGACGCTGTTTTATCAACACGAACTCAATTTACACGAAATAGCCCTCGTCTTGGATCTGACGCCACCTCGAATTTGTCAGCTTCATAAACAAGCGCTGAAACAACTCAACCAATTAATGTCCTCTTAG
- the motA gene encoding flagellar motor stator protein MotA, producing MQKFLGVLTILVCVFGGYMWAGGKLGAIWQPAEFLIIIGAAAGSLIIGNPPHVLKEMRQQVPATIKGPTEEYEYYMELMALLNNLLETARSRGFKFLDSHIEAPEQSSIFLMYPLVSEDHRLISFITDNLRLMAMGQMSPHELEGLLEQEIEAIQNELLLPSRSLQRTAEALPGFGILAAVGGIIITMQAIDGSIALIGYHVAAALVGTFIGIFGCYCGLDPLSNAMAQRVKRNMTAFECVRATLVAYVAKKPTLLAIDAGRKHIQLDIKPTFNQMEKWLAEQEG from the coding sequence ATGCAAAAGTTTTTAGGAGTCCTCACTATCCTTGTGTGTGTCTTCGGCGGATACATGTGGGCTGGCGGTAAGCTAGGTGCAATTTGGCAACCAGCAGAATTTCTGATCATCATCGGCGCGGCAGCGGGTTCTCTCATTATTGGTAACCCACCACACGTGCTGAAAGAGATGCGCCAACAAGTGCCAGCAACCATCAAAGGTCCAACTGAAGAGTACGAGTACTACATGGAGCTGATGGCGCTATTAAACAACCTGCTAGAAACAGCGCGTAGCCGTGGTTTCAAGTTTTTGGATTCTCACATCGAAGCACCAGAACAAAGCTCTATCTTCCTGATGTACCCGCTAGTTTCTGAGGATCATCGTCTGATTTCGTTCATTACTGATAATTTACGTTTAATGGCGATGGGACAAATGTCGCCTCATGAATTAGAGGGACTGTTAGAACAAGAAATCGAAGCTATCCAGAACGAACTGCTGCTGCCTTCACGCTCATTACAGCGTACCGCAGAAGCACTACCTGGTTTCGGTATTCTTGCCGCAGTTGGTGGCATCATCATCACAATGCAAGCCATAGATGGTTCTATTGCGCTCATTGGCTATCACGTAGCCGCTGCCCTTGTAGGTACATTCATTGGTATTTTTGGTTGTTACTGTGGTCTAGATCCACTAAGTAACGCCATGGCTCAGCGAGTGAAACGTAATATGACCGCTTTTGAATGCGTACGCGCAACGCTCGTTGCTTACGTCGCTAAAAAGCCAACATTGCTCGCCATCGACGCTGGCCGTAAACACATTCAGCTAGACATCAAACCAACATTCAACCAAATGGAGAAGTGGTTAGCTGAACAGGAGGGATAA
- a CDS encoding flagellar motor protein MotB gives MQKQEHVVFKRAKAHGHDEPHGGAWKVAFADFMIALMALFLVLWVMQVVDKEERKAIVAHLHSSSVFDKSYGNPFDTSQSISPIDLAQDSSVPSKHNSNHVVSSYFQGDGDGPEINSLVPGTFDTQEQLAALAKVIEEMTAQINAQGNVNVTVTPQGLRIVLQDDYKQHMFSRGGAELTPFFEDLLLALAPLFEQVTNPLIISGHTDAIPFKKRFGRQSNWALSASRADVARKTLVEGGMPDDRVMQVTGMSDRALLNPDEPDSSENRRIELFILTTPAAKVLETLFGNQDDSELQKAKQKAEFNQPVIRQEVIRYSADAEKQEAKIQAL, from the coding sequence ATGCAAAAACAAGAGCATGTAGTGTTCAAACGTGCCAAAGCTCACGGCCATGACGAACCTCATGGCGGCGCGTGGAAAGTCGCGTTTGCTGACTTCATGATCGCCCTAATGGCGCTGTTTCTTGTGCTTTGGGTCATGCAAGTGGTGGATAAAGAAGAGCGTAAAGCGATTGTTGCCCACTTGCATAGCTCAAGCGTGTTCGACAAGAGTTACGGCAATCCATTTGATACCTCACAAAGTATCTCTCCTATCGACTTGGCACAGGACTCTTCTGTGCCAAGTAAACACAATTCCAATCACGTTGTGAGCTCTTATTTTCAAGGTGACGGTGATGGTCCAGAAATTAACTCTCTAGTTCCTGGCACCTTCGACACCCAAGAGCAACTTGCTGCTCTGGCAAAAGTTATCGAAGAGATGACCGCGCAGATCAACGCGCAAGGAAACGTCAACGTTACTGTGACACCACAAGGCTTGCGTATCGTGTTGCAAGACGATTACAAACAGCACATGTTCAGTCGTGGTGGAGCCGAGCTTACGCCATTTTTTGAAGATTTACTGTTGGCACTTGCCCCTCTTTTCGAGCAAGTAACCAACCCATTGATCATCAGTGGTCATACCGATGCGATTCCGTTTAAGAAACGTTTTGGTCGTCAGTCGAACTGGGCGCTGTCGGCATCGCGTGCTGATGTGGCGAGAAAAACGCTGGTTGAAGGCGGAATGCCTGATGATCGCGTCATGCAAGTTACTGGCATGTCAGATCGAGCGTTGCTGAACCCAGATGAGCCAGATTCAAGCGAAAACCGTCGAATCGAACTGTTTATTCTGACAACACCAGCAGCAAAAGTGCTTGAGACCTTATTTGGCAATCAAGATGACAGCGAGCTGCAAAAAGCGAAACAAAAAGCGGAATTTAACCAACCCGTTATTCGACAAGAAGTGATCCGTTACTCGGCGGACGCAGAAAAACAAGAAGCGAAAATCCAAGCACTATAA
- a CDS encoding PH domain-containing protein: MIDFDNSSVFKLKPIDVSKVRDDFHKFLIDGETIFAAFKTVRDQVVFTNKRVIAANVQGITGSKVDYTSLPYSKINAFSIETSGTFDLDCEIEFFLSEVGRVRFEIKGSFDLVAFNRMISERVLD; this comes from the coding sequence ATGATCGACTTCGATAACTCCTCTGTGTTCAAGCTTAAGCCTATTGACGTTTCCAAAGTCAGAGATGATTTCCACAAATTTTTGATTGATGGTGAGACCATTTTCGCCGCTTTTAAAACCGTTCGTGACCAAGTGGTGTTTACCAACAAACGAGTGATTGCGGCGAATGTGCAAGGGATTACGGGCTCAAAAGTGGATTACACGTCGCTGCCTTACAGTAAGATCAATGCATTCTCTATTGAGACTTCCGGCACGTTTGATCTCGATTGCGAAATTGAGTTTTTCTTAAGTGAAGTGGGACGAGTTCGGTTTGAAATTAAAGGCTCATTTGACCTCGTTGCGTTCAATCGTATGATCAGTGAACGCGTGCTTGATTAG
- a CDS encoding TIGR02450 family Trp-rich protein, which yields MNRIHPKKLLHSKWTATSPKNKEKHFVVTEMELDEDGNVVKCVIEAVMSKREQKMNWQDLKDPELWRQGWK from the coding sequence ATGAATAGAATTCACCCAAAGAAACTATTGCACAGCAAATGGACGGCGACGTCACCTAAAAATAAAGAGAAGCACTTTGTGGTAACTGAAATGGAACTGGATGAAGACGGCAATGTTGTGAAATGTGTCATTGAAGCCGTTATGAGTAAACGTGAGCAAAAGATGAACTGGCAAGATCTGAAAGACCCAGAGTTATGGCGGCAGGGTTGGAAGTAA
- a CDS encoding HPP family protein has protein sequence MNNLILSLVAGLGATLAIGVLSYAEVSLTEVVLLMAPFGATAVLVFGVPSSPLAQPKNVIIGHFITASIGIAFSQYVEITPITLAIATGLGVSAMLITKTTHPPAGANPILIMASGQGWSFLFTPVLIGAVVIVLVGKALQLLQSQYLNPRLNGQKT, from the coding sequence ATGAATAATTTAATTTTATCTTTGGTCGCGGGGCTTGGTGCGACATTGGCTATTGGTGTGTTGTCTTACGCCGAGGTATCTCTTACTGAGGTTGTACTTCTCATGGCTCCATTTGGTGCTACTGCGGTGTTGGTGTTTGGGGTGCCTAGCAGCCCTCTCGCTCAACCAAAAAACGTGATCATTGGTCACTTCATTACGGCATCTATCGGTATTGCGTTTAGCCAATACGTTGAGATCACGCCAATAACCCTCGCAATTGCGACTGGGTTAGGTGTGTCAGCGATGCTGATTACGAAGACAACGCATCCACCTGCGGGTGCAAATCCTATCTTGATCATGGCATCTGGGCAGGGGTGGAGCTTTCTGTTCACGCCAGTACTGATCGGCGCGGTGGTGATTGTGCTGGTTGGTAAGGCTTTGCAGTTGCTACAGAGTCAGTACTTAAACCCTCGTTTGAACGGTCAAAAGACCTAA
- a CDS encoding TetR/AcrR family transcriptional regulator: MNKKKQLLIDTALSLFYKQGINSIGINEVLKVSGVAKRTLYSHFESKEALILAALEQRHQIFMAWLEEKLSSAQSSTDVIDQLFTALNGWFHGSEEKLGEFRGCFFINTSAEFSDDSGEIATYCRHHKQQVRELIQRYLKSDNTSLLDAICIMKEGAITTAYMTKEYDDVTKKCVEILRKL, from the coding sequence ATGAACAAAAAGAAACAGTTATTGATCGACACCGCGTTGTCACTGTTTTACAAACAGGGCATCAACTCCATTGGCATCAATGAAGTCCTTAAAGTTTCTGGCGTGGCTAAACGCACGCTGTACAGCCATTTTGAGAGCAAAGAAGCGCTCATCCTCGCCGCATTAGAACAACGCCACCAAATCTTCATGGCGTGGCTAGAGGAAAAACTGTCATCAGCACAATCGAGTACAGACGTAATCGACCAGTTGTTTACCGCGCTTAACGGCTGGTTTCATGGTTCTGAGGAAAAATTGGGCGAGTTTCGCGGCTGTTTCTTCATCAACACGTCCGCCGAATTCAGTGACGACAGCGGCGAGATCGCAACGTATTGCCGCCACCATAAACAACAGGTTCGTGAGCTAATTCAACGCTATCTCAAATCAGACAACACATCATTACTCGATGCCATCTGCATCATGAAAGAAGGTGCCATCACTACCGCTTACATGACAAAAGAGTACGACGACGTCACAAAGAAATGCGTGGAAATTTTGCGCAAGCTGTAA